One Acaryochloris thomasi RCC1774 DNA window includes the following coding sequences:
- a CDS encoding translocation/assembly module TamB domain-containing protein, with protein MLSLLLLGIGGGLWWGDRFVKQELAPTIAKDLSKSLNRPVNVGDVTGYSLTGIAIGPSSIPPHEQTLNGRTTLDRDSVEIDAVKANFNLWKTLWTRTIDLDITVINPRLYLDQNQEGQWLTTQLTPPQDSKSWLKTEIKTVRLRQGQIKVQPWGKAARQLNPLNGTLALANKNQTLRLNATGTLDSGGQATLKADWQQPEQTLKLWASLKDLDVPPLLDLAPTLPITIKSGRVSGNLEARYQPEQPLTLAYKGQIEAADTTVTSENIRVQARRLQTDLQVQYRPKVLPKITGDVQAQDANVWVPEDLFLDNNRQQRQNLRRVNGTLKFLGTPRQQVQFDLRGNLASGGRLRTKGAALIALKDQRSLIWPQLNLLVQGRNLSANILDQAYNLPVRLRQGQANVNLLVKLTRGSQPNLQGTATLNNVAGQIEGLPQPFSQANGRLRLRGLTTRFENTTALYGKIPIQGGGWIDPKRGFNLMGRTAVMETNLALSELGLTKLPFPVQGKVQARNIRVTGALSDPVLTGDMVAPGTTILDEVPFNRLTAQFRLQAPNLTIGNIVGTPTPGGQITGAVGYNLRPGGQIKGLLQAQNIPGDAVARFYNADPGFAIGPVQGPIILSGPAEEVETKVEFQALEGEFPTQGQVIIRNQLARLQNVVTQLPGGNLNINGLIDIPRDRVQANVEIPGLSLPAYDPTLRGQMTGQFALTAPFSTFSLNNAQGVGRLRFSEGINLVEDPINAQVGWNGQQLLVQRATAPNFLASGQIGVNLDGPEGLQLTTLALNVQAQKYDLSRLQAQGITPVPLTGRADLDGRLTGTVAAPNLFATLRVNQLAVTRLAFEPLSGPIRYRAEQGLDLRLKGTRDRISLALGPDQLPRSFDIKRDQAIALGRSQGNDLRVTLRQFPLEVLNLQAANNLGTVSGLASGDFTANVRAAALQGQFAIDRPGIGKLLGKSFAGSLRYAKGVASVTDADLIYRDSRYRLTASVAPGNNFETSGEIEVLRGQLADLVPAWQILTLDNKLTALGSAADVTTVPVGLPNAPLFTQLQRLTEIEQLIAKEKEQQEEASPFPPLEDLEGQLVGQIQFQGSTARGFQGDFDLKSGYIEWQPYSLDQIVVQGQWQDTAFTFDTLQAASGDSIAKFEGQVGGERQGGKLTFANVPIEPLNQFLELPFQVSGSLEGAATLAGTLADPQVRGRFSVTEAALDRTPVQQAQADLNYSRGRLQFDGSANVSSPEPITLTGNIPYQLPFATVAPESDQLNVRLAVRDQGLSVLNLFTDQVAWREGQGNLNVVAQGTVARPQVTGSLQVNNAIIAAQALDEPLTNVSGDIRFERDRIAIAKNLSGRYSQGILRASGSLPLYASSSTDQLQVSLRNLDLSLKGLYRGQIGGNLIVTGTAFKPQLGGGITLSKGQVILPETSPQGTVGSSPDTVENAMPLRFKDLKVTVTDTVRVAQPPLLSFSAAGDVILNGSIDNLSPEGVLNFRRGTVNLFTSRFRLDRRRENFAQFTPQFGLDPYLSLGMVTTVTDGVASRLSTLNEGSALQTNPVGNIESVRVRASVEGRASELTRNFDRVLELDSTPSRTEGEIFALLGGGVTESLEEGDTQLALVNLASTAALTGVEGLFDDVLGSRGSFRVFPVLIPNEDDRNRSTLEFGAEVGYDLTNSFSASVLQIISDLDEPTLFNLSYEINDQLRIRSAVSTDGEAFGILEYRIRF; from the coding sequence GTGCTTAGCCTCCTGCTGTTAGGCATAGGCGGTGGTCTTTGGTGGGGCGATCGCTTCGTCAAACAGGAATTGGCTCCCACCATCGCCAAGGACCTCAGCAAATCTCTTAACCGCCCCGTCAACGTAGGGGACGTCACCGGCTACTCCCTTACCGGCATCGCCATCGGCCCCTCCAGCATTCCCCCCCATGAACAAACGCTCAATGGCCGTACCACCCTCGACAGAGATTCAGTTGAGATCGACGCGGTTAAAGCCAACTTCAACCTCTGGAAGACTCTGTGGACCCGCACCATTGACCTAGACATCACCGTCATTAATCCCCGCCTGTACCTCGATCAGAATCAAGAGGGACAGTGGTTAACCACCCAACTCACGCCTCCCCAAGACAGTAAAAGCTGGCTGAAAACAGAGATTAAAACCGTCCGGCTACGCCAGGGGCAGATCAAGGTGCAGCCTTGGGGCAAAGCGGCCCGGCAGCTCAATCCCCTCAATGGAACCCTTGCGCTCGCTAACAAGAACCAGACACTACGGCTGAACGCCACCGGCACACTTGATTCTGGTGGGCAGGCCACCCTTAAAGCTGACTGGCAGCAACCCGAACAAACCCTGAAGCTATGGGCAAGTCTGAAAGATCTAGATGTCCCGCCCCTACTAGACCTCGCGCCAACCTTACCGATTACCATTAAATCGGGGCGAGTGAGCGGTAACTTAGAGGCTCGTTATCAGCCTGAGCAACCCCTAACTCTGGCCTACAAGGGTCAAATTGAGGCCGCTGACACCACCGTTACCTCCGAGAATATCCGAGTCCAAGCCAGGCGACTGCAGACTGATCTGCAGGTCCAATATCGGCCTAAGGTGCTCCCCAAAATTACCGGTGACGTTCAGGCACAAGACGCCAACGTTTGGGTACCTGAGGATCTATTTTTAGACAACAACCGCCAGCAGCGTCAGAACTTGAGACGCGTCAACGGCACCCTCAAATTTTTAGGCACGCCTCGGCAGCAGGTGCAGTTTGATCTGCGGGGCAACTTGGCCTCTGGCGGACGCCTCAGAACGAAAGGTGCCGCGCTGATTGCGCTCAAGGACCAGAGATCGCTGATCTGGCCGCAGTTGAATCTATTAGTGCAGGGTCGCAACCTCAGCGCCAATATCCTTGATCAGGCTTACAATCTACCGGTTCGTCTCCGTCAGGGTCAGGCGAACGTCAACCTGCTCGTCAAACTTACAAGAGGCAGTCAACCGAACCTGCAGGGCACCGCTACACTCAACAATGTCGCCGGACAGATTGAGGGCCTCCCTCAACCCTTCAGCCAAGCGAACGGCCGACTGCGGCTGCGGGGATTAACCACTCGCTTTGAGAACACCACCGCCCTCTACGGAAAAATCCCGATCCAAGGCGGGGGCTGGATTGATCCCAAACGCGGCTTTAACCTAATGGGCAGAACGGCGGTCATGGAGACCAATTTAGCCCTCAGCGAACTGGGACTGACGAAACTGCCTTTTCCCGTACAGGGCAAAGTACAGGCTCGCAATATTCGCGTAACTGGGGCCTTGAGTGACCCCGTTTTGACAGGAGATATGGTCGCGCCAGGGACGACGATCCTAGACGAGGTCCCCTTTAACCGGCTAACGGCTCAGTTCCGTTTACAGGCTCCCAACCTGACCATCGGAAATATTGTAGGGACGCCCACGCCAGGCGGACAAATCACAGGAGCCGTGGGCTACAATCTGCGACCAGGAGGACAAATCAAGGGATTGTTACAGGCTCAGAACATCCCTGGGGATGCTGTCGCTCGTTTTTACAATGCCGATCCGGGGTTTGCAATTGGCCCAGTACAGGGACCCATTATTCTGTCAGGTCCGGCAGAAGAAGTCGAAACAAAGGTTGAATTTCAGGCGCTGGAGGGCGAATTCCCCACCCAGGGGCAGGTGATCATTCGCAATCAGCTCGCGCGCCTGCAGAACGTGGTCACTCAGCTACCGGGCGGTAATCTCAACATCAACGGTCTGATCGATATTCCCAGGGATCGGGTGCAGGCCAACGTGGAAATTCCGGGTCTCTCGTTGCCCGCCTATGACCCGACGCTACGGGGGCAGATGACGGGACAGTTTGCTTTAACAGCTCCCTTCTCAACGTTTAGCCTCAACAATGCTCAAGGCGTGGGGCGGCTGCGGTTTTCAGAAGGTATTAATCTGGTCGAAGATCCCATTAACGCTCAGGTGGGCTGGAATGGACAGCAACTTTTGGTTCAGCGAGCTACGGCTCCTAACTTCTTAGCCAGTGGCCAGATTGGGGTCAACCTTGACGGCCCTGAGGGACTACAGCTCACAACCTTAGCGCTTAATGTCCAAGCTCAAAAATACGATCTGAGCCGACTCCAGGCACAGGGCATCACGCCTGTTCCGTTGACAGGACGAGCCGATCTGGATGGTCGGCTCACGGGCACGGTGGCGGCCCCTAACTTATTCGCGACGCTGCGCGTCAATCAGTTGGCCGTAACGCGGCTGGCTTTTGAACCATTGAGCGGGCCGATTCGATATAGAGCCGAACAGGGTTTAGATTTGCGGCTGAAAGGGACTCGTGATCGCATCTCCCTCGCCCTCGGTCCCGATCAGCTCCCTCGTTCTTTCGACATCAAGCGCGATCAGGCCATTGCTTTGGGCAGATCTCAGGGCAATGATCTGCGGGTAACGCTGCGCCAGTTTCCGTTAGAGGTGCTCAACCTCCAGGCCGCCAACAACCTTGGCACCGTTTCTGGACTGGCTTCAGGTGATTTCACCGCCAACGTCCGCGCCGCCGCCCTGCAGGGACAGTTTGCCATCGACCGCCCCGGCATCGGCAAGCTACTCGGAAAATCCTTTGCTGGGTCTCTCCGCTATGCCAAAGGCGTAGCCTCCGTCACTGATGCCGATCTAATCTATCGAGACAGCCGTTACCGACTGACGGCCAGCGTCGCCCCTGGCAACAACTTTGAAACATCAGGAGAAATCGAAGTACTGCGCGGCCAGCTAGCCGATTTAGTGCCCGCTTGGCAAATCTTGACTCTGGACAACAAACTCACGGCCCTTGGCTCAGCGGCCGATGTGACAACGGTACCCGTGGGCCTACCCAATGCCCCACTGTTCACGCAACTGCAGCGCCTGACAGAAATAGAGCAGCTCATTGCGAAAGAGAAAGAACAGCAGGAAGAAGCGAGTCCTTTTCCGCCCCTAGAAGACTTAGAAGGACAACTTGTGGGGCAGATTCAGTTCCAGGGATCGACGGCGCGAGGTTTTCAGGGTGACTTTGATCTCAAGAGTGGCTACATTGAATGGCAGCCCTACAGCCTAGACCAGATCGTGGTCCAGGGGCAGTGGCAAGATACAGCGTTCACCTTTGACACCCTGCAGGCGGCCTCAGGCGACAGCATTGCCAAGTTCGAAGGCCAGGTGGGCGGCGAGCGCCAGGGCGGGAAATTGACCTTTGCCAATGTTCCGATTGAGCCCCTCAACCAGTTTTTAGAGTTGCCATTTCAGGTCTCAGGTTCTTTAGAAGGGGCGGCAACGCTGGCCGGAACACTGGCAGACCCCCAGGTTCGCGGACGCTTTTCAGTCACAGAGGCAGCTTTAGATAGAACTCCGGTGCAGCAGGCCCAAGCCGATCTCAATTACAGCCGAGGCCGATTGCAGTTCGATGGTTCAGCCAATGTCAGCAGTCCTGAACCGATTACACTGACCGGCAATATTCCCTATCAGCTCCCGTTCGCAACGGTTGCCCCAGAGAGCGACCAGCTCAATGTGCGGTTAGCCGTTCGTGATCAGGGTCTTTCAGTCTTGAATCTATTTACCGATCAGGTGGCCTGGAGGGAAGGTCAGGGCAATCTCAACGTTGTAGCCCAGGGAACCGTTGCTCGGCCTCAGGTCACGGGGAGTTTACAGGTCAACAACGCCATCATTGCGGCCCAGGCTCTTGATGAGCCGCTCACTAACGTCTCAGGCGATATTCGATTTGAACGCGATCGCATCGCCATTGCCAAGAACCTCAGCGGTCGTTACAGCCAAGGAATCCTGAGGGCCTCCGGGAGTCTACCGCTCTACGCGTCTAGCAGCACCGATCAGCTTCAGGTCAGCCTCCGCAACCTTGATTTGAGCCTCAAGGGGCTCTATCGCGGCCAAATTGGTGGCAACTTAATCGTCACGGGCACGGCATTCAAACCGCAACTGGGGGGCGGCATCACCCTCTCTAAAGGACAGGTGATTCTGCCGGAAACCAGCCCACAGGGAACCGTCGGCAGCAGTCCAGATACGGTCGAGAATGCGATGCCGCTACGGTTTAAAGACTTAAAAGTGACGGTCACGGACACGGTGCGCGTGGCTCAACCCCCCCTTCTCAGTTTTTCGGCGGCGGGAGACGTAATTCTCAACGGCTCCATTGACAACCTTAGCCCTGAGGGGGTTCTTAACTTTCGTCGCGGCACCGTCAATCTCTTCACCAGCCGATTTCGTTTGGATCGGCGGCGAGAGAACTTTGCCCAATTCACGCCGCAGTTCGGGCTAGATCCCTATCTCAGTCTGGGCATGGTCACGACGGTCACCGACGGCGTCGCCAGCCGCCTGTCCACGCTTAATGAAGGCAGTGCGCTGCAGACCAATCCGGTGGGCAATATTGAATCAGTGCGGGTACGGGCCAGCGTGGAAGGGCGCGCCAGTGAACTCACCCGTAATTTCGATCGGGTTCTAGAGCTAGACAGCACCCCCAGCCGCACGGAAGGTGAGATCTTTGCGCTCCTCGGGGGCGGCGTGACCGAATCACTAGAGGAAGGTGATACACAGCTTGCTCTGGTGAACCTTGCCAGTACCGCTGCTCTTACAGGGGTTGAAGGGCTTTTTGATGATGTATTGGGCAGTCGCGGCAGTTTTAGGGTCTTTCCGGTGTTAATTCCCAACGAAGATGACCGCAACCGATCTACGCTAGAGTTTGGAGCCGAGGTGGGCTACGACCTCACCAATAGCTTCTCAGCTTCAGTGCTGCAGATCATCAGCGATCTAGATGAGCCCACTCTCTTTAATCTCAGCTACGAAATTAATGATCAGTTGCGGATTCGTAGCGCTGTCAGTACTGATGGAGAAGCGTTCGGCATTCTGGAGTATCGAATTCGTTTCTAG
- a CDS encoding DUF3110 domain-containing protein translates to MEVFVLLFNVGTDNEGIHTLKVNPPDGEDMVLAFEAEDDATRFAVLLEAQDFLEPTVEPIDEEEIKAICSQSGLGYKFVPEGQLEIPPEQNMDATLWQENQKPEPAGPPQDNLDDIRRQLERLLE, encoded by the coding sequence ATGGAAGTGTTTGTTCTGCTTTTCAATGTGGGGACTGATAATGAGGGCATTCATACGCTCAAGGTCAACCCGCCGGATGGAGAAGATATGGTGCTGGCGTTTGAGGCTGAGGATGATGCGACCCGATTTGCGGTGTTGCTAGAGGCCCAAGATTTCTTGGAGCCGACGGTGGAACCGATTGATGAAGAGGAAATCAAGGCGATTTGTTCGCAGTCGGGATTGGGGTACAAGTTTGTTCCTGAGGGCCAGTTAGAAATCCCGCCTGAGCAAAATATGGATGCAACGCTGTGGCAGGAGAATCAAAAACCGGAGCCGGCTGGCCCGCCGCAGGATAACCTGGATGATATCCGGCGGCAGCTAGAGAGATTGCTAGAGTGA
- a CDS encoding DUF3084 domain-containing protein translates to MVGYLLILSIIILGGVIATLGDRIGSRVGKARLSLFNLRPKKTAVLITILTGSVTSATTMGILLATNGQLRDAIFRIGTIQRQLRTFRAERDEVLQQKNQSEDELAIARAELTESVRRLRAVNRTLRTSVSRQRKSEAKLQQFQARFREAQNTLRKSTTQARVLRSKISRLVSEERQIQAERQRLLQQRNQTQKRLQGVEAQRRRLADAIATARTQLQQAEVQQQQFEAAVVEAQAQLQQANAQRGDLLQQRSQLQKDVATLERNRQRLERNVEALLIGLRRGNITIRTGQVLSSGVVEDIDTREEALEVLNTLLRQARTAAIVLINPPDLAPDQQVVQITSQSVERVVSQVSDGKPYLIRILAAANYLEGEETVLVAPQLAVNRLVLESEETLAVTSLTPEALSDEQILNRLNILFSDANQQAIQSGVLPDPLTGTVGSFQQIELFRFVLALKDRNDNTPVSIQAIAPNPVFTAGPLVLQLVALKGQEVILRSGDPATP, encoded by the coding sequence ATGGTTGGCTATCTACTAATTCTGTCAATCATCATCTTGGGGGGAGTGATTGCGACACTGGGCGACCGAATTGGGTCCCGTGTTGGTAAGGCGAGACTAAGTTTATTTAACCTGCGTCCGAAGAAGACGGCGGTGTTGATTACGATTTTGACGGGGAGCGTAACGTCGGCAACCACGATGGGGATCTTGCTGGCTACGAATGGTCAACTCCGGGATGCTATCTTTCGGATCGGGACTATCCAACGTCAGCTCCGTACGTTCAGGGCTGAGCGGGATGAGGTGCTGCAACAGAAAAATCAAAGTGAAGATGAGCTTGCGATCGCAAGGGCTGAATTAACCGAATCAGTGCGGCGACTGCGGGCGGTCAATCGTACCCTGCGGACTTCGGTAAGCCGTCAGCGAAAAAGCGAAGCGAAGCTGCAGCAGTTTCAAGCACGATTTCGAGAGGCCCAGAACACTCTGAGAAAATCGACCACGCAGGCGAGGGTGTTGCGATCGAAAATCTCTCGCCTCGTCTCTGAAGAACGCCAGATTCAGGCTGAACGGCAGCGCCTTCTTCAGCAGCGTAATCAAACTCAGAAACGACTGCAGGGAGTAGAAGCACAGCGCCGTCGATTGGCAGATGCTATTGCCACAGCTCGAACGCAGCTTCAGCAGGCGGAAGTACAGCAACAGCAGTTTGAAGCCGCCGTCGTAGAGGCTCAAGCTCAGCTTCAGCAGGCCAATGCCCAGCGAGGCGATCTTCTGCAGCAGCGATCGCAGCTGCAGAAAGACGTGGCGACTTTAGAGCGCAACCGCCAGCGCCTTGAAAGAAATGTAGAAGCGCTTTTGATTGGGTTGCGGCGCGGCAATATTACTATCCGTACCGGCCAAGTGCTGTCTTCTGGGGTGGTTGAGGACATCGATACCCGTGAGGAGGCTCTCGAAGTGCTTAACACTCTCCTCAGACAGGCTCGAACCGCCGCCATTGTGCTCATCAATCCCCCAGACCTAGCCCCAGATCAGCAGGTCGTGCAAATTACGAGTCAGTCCGTTGAGCGAGTCGTCAGCCAGGTTAGCGATGGCAAGCCCTACCTGATTCGGATTTTAGCAGCAGCCAACTATCTAGAAGGAGAGGAGACTGTCCTGGTGGCACCTCAATTGGCCGTGAATCGCTTGGTGCTTGAATCGGAAGAGACTCTGGCCGTGACGTCCTTGACCCCTGAAGCTTTATCTGATGAACAGATTCTTAACCGCCTCAATATTCTGTTCTCAGATGCTAATCAGCAGGCCATTCAGTCAGGGGTGCTGCCCGATCCCCTGACCGGGACCGTTGGCTCATTCCAGCAAATCGAGCTATTTAGATTTGTCTTGGCCCTCAAAGACCGTAATGATAACACCCCTGTTTCCATTCAGGCGATCGCACCTAACCCTGTTTTCACCGCCGGTCCATTGGTGCTGCAGCTCGTTGCTCTCAAAGGGCAAGAAGTGATTCTACGCAGTGGTGATCCCGCCACGCCCTAA
- a CDS encoding NADPH-dependent FMN reductase, with protein sequence MIKLVGMSGSLRSQSYSFDALKLALKRAEALGAEVEILDLRTLNLPFCKGEDDYAGYPDVVKLRQAVRQADGLILVTPEYHGGVSGVLKNALDLLSFEHLSGKVTGAISVLGGQANSNALNQLRLITRWVHAMMIPEQVAIGQAWQAFDASGNLQDPKLAERLDKFVDSLVITTQKLRPSQN encoded by the coding sequence ATGATAAAACTGGTTGGGATGAGTGGAAGTTTGCGATCGCAATCTTACTCATTTGATGCTTTGAAGCTAGCGCTCAAGAGAGCAGAGGCCTTAGGGGCTGAAGTGGAGATACTAGACCTGCGAACGCTGAACCTCCCTTTCTGCAAAGGTGAAGATGACTACGCAGGCTATCCAGATGTTGTCAAGCTGAGGCAGGCCGTGCGCCAAGCTGATGGCTTGATTTTAGTGACGCCGGAATATCACGGCGGCGTCAGCGGCGTTTTGAAGAATGCCTTAGACCTACTGAGCTTTGAGCACTTGTCAGGCAAAGTTACCGGAGCCATCAGCGTTCTGGGCGGGCAGGCCAACAGCAATGCGCTCAATCAACTGCGACTGATCACGCGTTGGGTTCATGCCATGATGATTCCAGAGCAGGTCGCCATCGGCCAAGCTTGGCAAGCCTTCGATGCCAGCGGCAATCTCCAGGACCCCAAATTAGCGGAGCGGCTTGATAAATTTGTGGATAGCCTTGTTATCACAACCCAAAAGCTTCGCCCCAGTCAAAATTAG
- a CDS encoding EamA family transporter gives MTPAEFLLLLISIAFSGAGQFFLKSGALQLGKVTGTNLLSHVLSIATTPALLVGLACYAFGAISYIMLLTRVSLSVAGPAASLIYLVSVLLGYFAFQEAISLSRLVGLGCIVCGVILIAWQR, from the coding sequence GTGACACCCGCAGAATTTTTGCTGCTACTCATTTCAATTGCGTTCAGTGGCGCAGGGCAGTTTTTCCTAAAGTCAGGTGCCCTGCAGCTCGGCAAAGTCACAGGTACCAACCTGCTGAGTCACGTGCTCAGCATTGCGACGACGCCCGCTTTGTTGGTGGGACTGGCCTGCTATGCGTTCGGTGCCATTAGCTATATCATGCTCTTGACCCGCGTCAGTCTTAGCGTTGCTGGTCCTGCTGCCTCGCTGATTTATCTCGTCTCAGTTTTGTTGGGCTACTTTGCTTTTCAAGAAGCCATTTCCCTGAGCCGCTTAGTAGGGCTAGGCTGCATCGTTTGTGGCGTCATTCTGATTGCGTGGCAGCGGTAG
- the ylqF gene encoding ribosome biogenesis GTPase YlqF yields the protein MSTPPIQWYPGHIAKAEKALVEQLKRVDVVLEVRDCRIPLASRHPQIAQWIGEKAHILVMNRVDLIPVSAVDRWREYLKAQELTPYFTDAQHGKGIAAVAKVAQASGTQVNQRRQKRGMRPRAVRAVVVGFPNVGKSALINRLLKRRVVPSAPRPGVTRQLRWIRLSDQLEILDTPGVLPPLLEDQDAAYKLAICDDIGTAAYDNQLVAATFIEHLQRLQLQSIPGFCLQNPLQSRYQLEPQATGEEYLEALANKQHQGDIERTAHQILTDFRKGRLGTLPLEAPP from the coding sequence ATGAGCACTCCACCGATTCAATGGTATCCCGGCCACATTGCTAAAGCTGAAAAGGCACTCGTGGAGCAGCTCAAGCGGGTTGATGTTGTCTTAGAAGTGCGAGACTGTCGCATTCCCCTCGCCAGCCGTCATCCCCAAATTGCCCAGTGGATTGGCGAGAAAGCCCATATTCTCGTGATGAATCGCGTTGATCTGATTCCTGTGAGTGCGGTGGATCGATGGCGAGAGTATCTCAAAGCCCAGGAGCTGACGCCTTATTTTACCGATGCGCAACATGGTAAAGGCATCGCGGCGGTTGCCAAAGTCGCTCAAGCTTCAGGGACTCAGGTCAATCAGCGCCGCCAAAAGCGAGGAATGCGCCCTCGAGCCGTGAGAGCGGTTGTTGTGGGATTCCCTAACGTGGGCAAATCTGCCCTGATCAATCGTTTGCTGAAGCGGCGCGTGGTTCCCAGTGCGCCTCGCCCCGGCGTCACGCGGCAGCTACGGTGGATTCGCCTGTCTGACCAGCTAGAAATCTTAGATACACCCGGCGTTCTGCCGCCGCTCTTAGAAGATCAAGATGCGGCCTATAAGCTGGCGATCTGCGACGATATCGGCACTGCTGCCTACGATAATCAATTGGTTGCCGCCACGTTCATTGAACACCTCCAGCGGCTTCAACTGCAGAGTATCCCAGGATTTTGTTTGCAAAACCCGCTCCAGTCCCGCTATCAGCTAGAGCCTCAAGCGACCGGTGAAGAATATTTAGAAGCTCTAGCGAACAAACAGCATCAAGGCGATATTGAACGAACCGCGCATCAGATTCTGACAGACTTTCGTAAAGGAAGGCTAGGCACGCTGCCCTTAGAAGCACCACCATAG
- the tpiA gene encoding triose-phosphate isomerase yields the protein MRKIAIAGNWKMHKTQADTLEFLQTFLPLLEATPEDRSVILCVPFTDLGTLSQNLHGSRVQVGAQNMHWESEGAYTGEISGSMLTELSVRYVIIGHSERRQYFGETDETVNLRLKAAQKHKLTPILCVGESKQQRDQGETEAHILSQLKHGLDGVDQNNLIIAYEPIWSIGTGDVCASDEANRVIGLIRSQLTNKDVTIQYGGSVKPGNVDEIMAQPEIDGALVGGGSLTGDSFARIVNHQ from the coding sequence GTGCGAAAAATTGCGATCGCTGGCAACTGGAAAATGCATAAAACCCAGGCCGATACCCTGGAGTTTTTGCAGACCTTTCTACCTCTGCTTGAGGCCACCCCTGAGGATCGAAGCGTCATTCTCTGTGTGCCCTTTACTGACCTAGGAACGCTTTCTCAGAACCTGCACGGTAGCCGAGTACAGGTAGGTGCCCAGAATATGCATTGGGAATCTGAAGGGGCCTATACCGGTGAAATTTCTGGCTCAATGCTGACTGAACTGAGCGTCCGTTACGTCATTATTGGTCATAGCGAACGTCGGCAGTACTTTGGTGAAACGGATGAGACGGTCAACCTACGCCTTAAAGCTGCTCAGAAGCATAAGCTCACGCCCATTCTCTGTGTCGGTGAGTCCAAGCAACAGCGAGATCAGGGTGAAACAGAAGCACATATTCTCAGTCAGCTCAAGCATGGGTTGGATGGCGTTGATCAAAACAACCTAATCATTGCCTATGAGCCGATCTGGTCCATCGGTACTGGGGACGTTTGTGCATCAGACGAAGCAAACCGAGTCATTGGTCTGATTCGCTCTCAATTGACGAATAAAGATGTCACCATTCAGTATGGTGGCTCCGTTAAACCGGGCAATGTGGACGAAATAATGGCCCAGCCCGAGATTGACGGAGCGTTAGTCGGCGGTGGTAGCTTGACCGGCGATAGTTTCGCCAGAATTGTTAATCACCAGTAG
- a CDS encoding Crp/Fnr family transcriptional regulator, producing MPVSSSLNHDLAFKQGDILPPSAENLWRIDEGFVRTLTWNDEGDLITLGVWGDGDIVGRPLSQIKPFQMECLTAVEVQAVSPTQNNVQDAMYFQIRCMEEFLSIIGYKRAPLRLLKFLQWLAARFGRDVEQGKMLDLRLTHQLLADITGITRVTATRLLKQFEQEGRLTRLKKHRILLKEALWQQNNKQLPAVLQGLQMDPS from the coding sequence ATGCCAGTATCTTCCAGCCTCAATCATGATCTTGCCTTCAAGCAAGGAGACATTTTGCCGCCATCTGCTGAAAATCTATGGCGCATTGACGAGGGCTTTGTCCGCACACTCACCTGGAATGATGAAGGTGACCTAATCACGCTAGGCGTGTGGGGTGACGGCGATATCGTCGGACGCCCCCTCTCTCAAATTAAGCCCTTCCAGATGGAATGCTTAACGGCAGTAGAAGTTCAGGCAGTATCGCCAACCCAAAACAATGTTCAAGACGCCATGTACTTCCAGATTCGCTGCATGGAAGAATTCCTCAGTATTATTGGCTATAAGCGCGCGCCCTTAAGGCTTTTGAAATTTTTGCAGTGGCTAGCTGCCCGCTTCGGCCGCGATGTCGAACAGGGAAAAATGCTAGATTTACGGCTCACTCACCAGCTTCTCGCTGACATCACAGGCATCACACGCGTAACGGCCACCCGTCTACTGAAGCAATTTGAGCAAGAAGGCCGTTTGACCCGCCTCAAAAAGCATCGAATTTTGCTTAAGGAAGCGCTTTGGCAGCAGAATAATAAGCAGTTACCTGCCGTTCTGCAGGGACTACAGATGGATCCTTCTTAA
- a CDS encoding peroxiredoxin yields the protein MTEDNGCLRVGQTAPDFTATAVYDQEFQDVKLSSYRGNKYVVVFFYPLDFTFVCPTEITAFSDRYEEFKSLNTEVLGISVDSEFSHLAWIQTDRKSGGVGDLNYPLISDIKKEISTAYNVLEPEAGVALRGLFIIDKDGVIQYATVNNLAFGRSVDETLRILQAIQHVQANPDEVCPAGWTPGAQTMNPDPVKSKDYFATV from the coding sequence ATGACTGAAGACAATGGGTGCCTACGGGTCGGTCAGACCGCCCCTGACTTTACCGCCACGGCAGTATACGACCAGGAGTTTCAAGATGTTAAGCTGTCGAGCTACCGTGGCAACAAGTATGTTGTTGTCTTTTTCTATCCCTTAGACTTCACTTTTGTTTGCCCCACAGAGATCACCGCGTTCAGCGATCGCTACGAAGAATTTAAGTCCCTGAACACAGAAGTGCTCGGAATTTCCGTTGACAGTGAGTTCTCTCATCTAGCCTGGATTCAAACCGATCGCAAATCTGGTGGCGTCGGTGACCTCAACTATCCCCTCATTTCTGACATCAAAAAAGAAATCAGCACGGCCTATAACGTTCTGGAACCTGAAGCCGGTGTTGCCCTCAGAGGCTTGTTCATCATCGACAAAGACGGTGTCATTCAATACGCAACCGTCAACAATCTTGCATTTGGGCGCAGCGTAGACGAAACTCTCCGCATTTTACAGGCCATTCAGCACGTCCAAGCCAATCCTGACGAAGTCTGTCCTGCAGGGTGGACCCCAGGGGCGCAAACGATGAACCCCGATCCCGTCAAATCAAAAGATTACTTCGCCACCGTCTAA